One segment of Pristis pectinata isolate sPriPec2 chromosome 3, sPriPec2.1.pri, whole genome shotgun sequence DNA contains the following:
- the LOC127568150 gene encoding ADP-ribosylation factor 6-like: MGKFLSKIFGNKEMRILMLGLDAAGKTTVLYKLKLGQPTTTIPTVGFNVETVTYRNVKFNIWDVGGQDKIRPLWRHYYTGTQGLIFVVDCADRDRIDEARQELYRIINDREMRDAIILIFANKQDLPEAMKPHEIQEKLGLTRIRDRNWYVQPSSATTGDGLYEGLTWLTSNYKTS; encoded by the coding sequence ATGGGTAAATTCCTGTCAAAGATTTTTGGAAACAAAGAAATGCGGATTCTGATGCTAGGCCTAGATGCAGCTGGGAAGACCACTGTCCTGTACAAACTTAAACTGGGAcagcccaccaccaccatcccgaCTGTAGGTTTTAATGTGGAGACAGTGACATACAGGAATGTAAAGTTCAATATCTGGGATGTGGGTGGCCAGGACAAGATCCGACCTCTTTGGAGACACTATTACACAGGCACCCAGGGGCTGATTTTTGTGGTGGACTGCGCTGACCGAGACCGCATTGATGAAGCCAGGCAAGAGCTCTACCGCATCATTAATGACAGAGAAATGCGTGATGCCATCATTCTGATCTTTGCAAATAAGCAAGACCTGCCTGAAGCCATGAAACCTCATGAGATTCAAGAGAAACTGGGCCTGACCAGGATACGAGATCGCAACTGGTATGTTCAACCTTCCTCAGCAACCACTGGAGATGGACTTTATGAAGGGCTGACCTGGCTCACTTCTAATTATAAGACATCTTGA